The following are encoded together in the Argopecten irradians isolate NY chromosome 5, Ai_NY, whole genome shotgun sequence genome:
- the LOC138323810 gene encoding F-box/LRR-repeat protein 15-like, whose protein sequence is MTSEEGIKEDTCPGSLKEEDEDAVGLFDLPWEDVLFKKVLPLLPLSHLFKFRTVCWTAKELITNFFSQTKSLNLCPVAFRMTANAFHIMTDNNAGLEAIVLRNAKDWLSDDLFIPLIQRSPKLVKVDLTNCMTIRNTCLQALAGSCMNLKELYLRDCRWVCNEGIKALSYNCKNLEKLDITGCWEVNDSALEVIAIYSKKLKYLSVSKIYGLTDQAISTLAKLNKSLVHLNVQGCWRLSDDSIRDLAEYCRTLKVLQVRECRDVTEGSLARLRLQQVKLDIRPPPHLKNLNILHMQNQKLNVQI, encoded by the exons ATGACAAGTGAGGAGGGTATTAAGGAGGACACTTGTCCAGGCAGTTTAAAGGAGGA AGATGAAGACGCTGTGGGTTTATTTGACTTACCATGGGAAGATGTTCTCTTCAAAAAGGTGCTACCTCTTCTCCCTCTTTCTCATTTGTTCAAGTTCCGAACTGTTTGCTGGACAGCAAAGGAGCTcataacaaacttcttctctcAGACAAAGTCCCTAAATCTGTGTCCTGTTGCCTTCCGTATGACCGCTAATGCATTCCACATAATGACAGACAATAATGCTGGACTGGAAGCAATTGTGTTGAGGAATGCCAAGGACTGGCTCTCTGATGATCTCTTTATACCCCTTATCCAAAGGTCACCGAAGCTTGTCAAGGTCGACCTCACTAACTGTATGACGATAAGGAATACTTGCTTACAG GCCCTGGCTGGTAGTTGTATGAACCTGAAGGAGCTGTACCTGCGTGACTGCCGTTGGGTCTGTAATGAGGGCATCAAGGCTCTATCCTACAACTGTAAAAACCTGGAGAAGCTAGACATAACTGGATGCTGGGAAGTCAATGACAGTGCTCTAGAAGTCATAGCTATATACTCCAAAAA GTTGAAGTACCTATCAGTCTCAAAGATCTATGGTCTGACAGACCAGGCTATCAGCACTTTAGCCAAATTAAACAAGTCACTGGTACATCTAAATGTTCAGGGGTGCTGGAGACTATCCGATGATTCAATCAG AGACCTTGCAGAGTACTGCCGGACGTTAAAAGTGTTACAGGTGCGAGAGTGCCGTGATGTCACAGAGGGGAGCTTGGCACGTTTACGTCTCCAGCAAGTTAAACTTGATATTCGACCACCCCCTCACCTTAAGAACTTGAACATTTTACATATGCAGAACCAAAAGCTTAATGTTCAGATATGA
- the LOC138323807 gene encoding uncharacterized protein, with protein sequence MMDTECVVLYTHQKQKKAKTWHDGVLKVLTPGTRAILYDDKKTKIDTVHIKPESIVSGEQLESDRHLILIEEIRCAAIANNGQIAVPCGQTTVHEPPVVRDRPNVSTTSAGAGRLSMRAGLKRRKTGFVPPRMMKQPRLDVGEGPTDDLCRDDYTNPVVGSNPPLFKTTERSPDTAGILNLYSRIGAAKPSVSDSASTIQSNTGQLVGGPFVLRENVKQISPLLGQPTKDESPGSSFRSPWTSFGAGRVGHKGGDSPKDGGSYKQLGDGNQSSHQNSTKSVDSRTANLCERNLQNEQTCCGEKDWPRSGSNAQSDFANVLTGSSKRASDINTGASTTAKRSATQIMALLGKSNSKESVQTEDVDLSRNNSQNSSRSSSSPVYLHSSLKCPTNNTCYSDRHDHKSSTDIQQSSSGKEFCVLNNPASVYYHKEIQDQVEAKTSSDETVHDSSGDIDFSFSSNNIEINDKHMYKQRDFPGKLTPENTYCNSVGDVRQKQCDFKENQFIKDTFQDDVLPSQISTKQESSSKDFSNSDLVEQDKISFSSQSSLNEEASSKDFLRSDLITQEKIENISQHLTNQHDCENSLPLQEPHSNKEMRNESTNENLTEIYDHSDKEKVDEFSSDDDLEFENDNTDAGQRGSFLISYSPLSQVSNSEDECDFLNSNSTAVDPKQNLKEEGEIIQSQETKGSQSKPDRVKDDNRSMQDEADLDNYGQQDKFTEDFQLQQDPIEKNSTYNSQEDQGNKSQQWAEGSKGILSQQEEVSHDCRLNQENCKSQTSEGSETQLHQDLEHSGKNQEQNSADCLSQQEQISDGSQLHEDKVSEDCESHQEQISDGSQLHEDKVSEDCESHQEQISDGSQLHEDKVSEDCESHQGQIFYGPQLQEDKGSEDCESHQEQISDGSQLHEDKVSEDCESHQEQISDGPQLHQDTVSEDCESNQDQALESSQLQQQDQVMEVEIEGIDSQFIVDNSKGGNSMEIVDCEIEVKDEWTEKAEILSKIDISKAYIQLTGRSADNSSGMRNSQTSELDTTASQSSETGKYFHNTEEQIVHSATTEKLNSLNDLNFSQDSVTFSSLSCLEGRDWSDKLDVRTSTWQTKQTIPDRHSATDNIRLSQSNPQKISQRFTKVDVPFSQSKGNDAMTYFTVMKDITNIIPENTKQLCNKELKVDRFSNSPFDSVPSDVSELEMREKPDSLHSSGHHLSNCKELSTPQENWESESQFESLTEELSGNVTSLSHVCHSSGNLGLRGKSDVEMLDQYDTTPFIQEQQAFTETIISTRYKKPSSLEENCLITEEPLPHPSQLRGRSNMYKPQTSNIAAIDLEDPFTDRIDQGPIENATQRLEHYKVRGSVSGSMVRRVNKSRQHCTTSPSLSEDLRTQRSPSQTLENPGYLADQDDHSLFIDWNVGKPKLVDMNTLCNTRDIKIPGSPYQYVPTVTESPQGGYDDGVDVPDIDFDEPRSQATPEIATRHFFSEESSPSVLSPDLHHVPSRSTRLPFEMESPTYGNMFREKRNMVGGKPDSKVTQVCNNIEKNIVGKTCKEKTSLKCKPFQDFYTHTSYTSKYFTPSVDFREKTDNSTNLDNNIANGVNSTKSLQDDIPADEDLEFHTDDTTYPKQPCKESQLDRNEVDSNREPFRDECDKKVDLQLSLSSVGSSDLELSFTLTDYNHGQSKPHGGREDQLCTQDKNSDLRSWNTSDVTRNCEVNVPSRTFGGHNSKWGRFIMEEEEDDELIFDGSFDEHYNARKVEERVQFKTVSPQIATVNTSYKIPETKSQLPCYESNSSENISHSGQKPYVSIPSAQKQTMLPLSTNHSLNPASNLPLHQGIPGGTDVSSTIENSHDVFMDDFDVHDTEGMTSCSGFPNPNSATKHDVHRSRVPFSTAAVTAVDKQSVRSTTSPSVITARTFTAASKLDVFPSGEKAKTLGQSHIPVADECDRFSTGQNVMKKFRSPLPNLGLLTHVLKGSKRSLSGDLQFASKEEIDNNPVPLRELSITVNFPNVAVYKQVLTAVLKEHLNIILFELAQQYHRTLGMADISNYIPSQPSGPTQNKSASVNQASANPSCQCGVPSKMVQVKKAGNNKGRFFFACNATRNKQCKFFQWVDQAGGGGGRTSTPGGNRLKLCDVNSINTYMRGNHLMLYCECVLLKKADFVSHFKQGVPNWVKMKYGQANQDKKKLYIKLSKKDASSMYSKDDLWIISTTLNFLPSQTFLAKSAYFGPNSANELEIEPVAGFSPSNWPNHASCHALLAGNIASELCYLSNIEENMSPMSLPILPWILDRSPLDSQKGSSQQRGFKAPVRTAVSEANMFASKTSTMELAEEFIQRFSLNTDQTSALIRVCNLFCGGEDGQKTDPILLIHGVFGAGKSFLLSVVVLFLVRLFEVSDSYTPGVPYPWKILISSNTNVAVDRILLGLLNIGFEDFVRVGSMKKIAKPVLPFSVHATGSESQELKDLQEMLRSGELTPSEKHNVRQSIEKHRLGENKKRLSNVRVVGVTCASCTASSLDRMSFPVVLLDESSQMTEPSSMLPVAKFGCEKLLLVGDPKQLDPTIKGVEAAHTNGLEQTLFDRLMKMGHRPTVLYTQYRCHPVISNLANTLFYDGRLINGVTTADRQPLVPDVPTLCFFDVSKGQEQSDDGGSYYNEKEADFVTSLIKSLLERGVEPGSIGVITLYKSQMYKINTSLLTNIQNDSSKEIKATRVSTVDAFQGGEHDIIILSCVRTKGVGFIDNHKRTNVALTRARHHLLIVGKKSNLSQNLLWGKVLQLCGGQPGGVCDADNFLNQLRNTEQVLLQDEMRTPCSPPMSLSSQDTNSIASQHDKENNITEVELSPLVPSDSPVAPVRKKCRLINADLLDCSEVSDSDEELPSL encoded by the exons ATGATGGATACAGagtgtgtt GTGCTATATACCcatcaaaaacaaaagaaagCAAAAACATGGCATGATGGAGTGTTGAAGGTTTTGACCCCTGGTACTAGA GCAATCTTGTATGATGACAAGAAGACGAAGATTGACACAGTACACATTAAGCCAGAATCCATTGTGTCTGGAGAACAACTGGAAAGTGACCGTCACCTGATTCTGATCGAGGAAATAAGATGTGCTGCTATAGCTAACAATGGTCAAATTGCGGTACCATGTGGTCAGACTACTGTCCACGAACCGCCTGTTGTTCGGGATCGTCCTAATGTATCCACAACCTCAGCTGGAGCAGGGCGACTTTCTATGCGTGCTGGTTTAAAGAGAAGAAAAACG GGATTTGTTCCACCTCGGATGATGAAACAGCCAAGACTAGATGTTGGTGAAGGTCCTACTGATGATCTCTGTAGGGATGACTACACCAACCCTGTGGTGGGATCAAATCCTCCGCTCTTCAAAACCACTGAGAGGAGCCCCGATACCGCTGGCATCCTCAATCTCTACAGCAGAATTGGTGCCGCTAAGCCATCTGTTAGTGACTCTGCATCCACAATACAGTCAAACACAGGGCAATTGGTTGGTGGGCCTTTTGTTCTGAGGGAAAATGTGAAGCAGATTTCTCCTCTGTTAGGTCAACCAACAAAGGATGAATCTCCTGGGTCATCATTTCGCTCACCCTGGACAAGTTTTGGTGCTGGGAGAGTTGGACATAAAGGTGGGGATTCTCCTAAGGATGGAGGGTCTTATAAACAGTTAGGGGACGGAAATCAATCCAGTCATCAAAATAGTACTAAAAGTGTTGATTCCAGGACTGCAAACTTGTGTGAAAGAAATCTCCAAAACGAGCAGACTTGTTGTGGTGAAAAAGATTGGCCAAGATCTGGTAGCAATGCACAATCTGATTTTGCTAACGTACTTACGGGTTCTTCAAAGCGTGCCTCTGACATCAATACTGGAGCCAGTACAACAGCAAAGAGAAGTGCGACACAAATCATGGCTCTTCTTGGAAAATCAAATTCTAAGGAATCAGTACAAACTGAAGATGTAGATCTGAGTAGGAACAACTCACAGAACAGTTCAAGGAGTTCATCTTCACCAGTGTATCTACATTCCTCTTTAAAGTGCCCAACAAACAACACTTGTTATTCTGACCGTCATGATCACAAATCATCAACAGATATACAGCAAAGTTCTTCTGGTAAAGAATTCTGTGTACTGAACAATCCTGCATCTGTCTATTATCATAAGGAAATTCAAGATCAAGTTGAAGCCAAAACTTCATCCGATGAAACGGTGCATGACTCCTCTGGCGATATTGACTTTTCTTTCTCTTCAAATAACATTGAGATTAATGACAAACACATGTACAAGCAGCGAGACTTTCCAGGTAAACTTACACCAGAGAATACTTATTGTAACAGTGTTGGAGATGTCCGGCAAAAACAATGTGACTTTAAGGAAAATCAGTTTATCAAAGATACTTTCCAAGATGATGTTCTTCCTTCACAAATCAGCACAAAACAAGAGTCTTCCTCCAAAGACTTTAGCAATAGTGATTTAGTTGAACAAGACAAAATCAGTTTTTCTTCACAAAGCAGTCTAAATGAAGAAGCTTCCTCCAAAGACTTCCTCAGAAGTGATTTAATAACACAAGAAAAGattgaaaacatttctcaaCATCTAACAAATCAACATGACTGTGAAAACTCATTACCATTACAGGAACCTCATTCTAATAAAGAAATGAGAAACGAGAGTACTAATGAAAACTTGACAGAAATTTATGATCACAGTGATAAAGAAAAAGTAGATGAGTTTTCTTCAGATGATGATCTggaatttgaaaatgataatacTGATGCAGGCCAGAGAGGTAGCTTTCTCATCAGCTATTCTCCCTTATCACAAGTATCCAACAGCGAGGATGAATGTGACTTCCTTAATTCCAATAGTACTGCTGTCGACCCAAAACAAAATCTAAAGGAAGAAGGGGAGATTATTCAATCACAAGAAACGAAGGGCAGTCAATCGAAGCCAGACAGAGTAAAAGATGATAATCGGTCAATGCAGGACGAAGCTGACTTGGACAATTATGGTCAACAAGACAAATTCACAGAGGATTTTCAGCTGCAGCAAGATCCTATAGAAAAGAACAGTACATATAATTCCCAGGAAGACCAAGGCAATAAGAGTCAGCAATGGGCTGAGGGTTCCAAAGGCATTTTATCACAGCAGGAAGAAGTCTCTCATGATTGTCGGTTAAATCAAGAGAACTGCAAGTCACAGACTTCAGAGGGCAGTGAGACACAACTTCATCAAGATTTAGAGCATAGTGGGAAAAATCAAGAACAGAATTCAGCTGACTGTCTGTCACAACAGGAACAAATCTCTGATGGTTCTCAGCTACATGAGGACAAAGTTTCAGAGGACTGTGAGTCACATCAGGAACAAATCTCTGATGGTTCTCAGCTACATGAGGACAAAGTTTCAGAGGACTGTGAGTCACATCAGGAACAAATCTCTGATGGTTCTCAGCTACATGAGGACAAAGTTTCAGAGGACTGTGAGTCACATCAGGGACAAATCTTTTATGGTCCTCAGCTACAGGAGGACAAAGGTTCAGAGGACTGTGAGTCACATCAGGAACAAATCTCTGATGGTTCTCAGCTACATGAGGACAAAGTTTCAGAGGACTGTGAGTCACATCAGGAACAAATCTCTGATGGTCCTCAGTTACATCAGGACACAGTTTCAGAGGACTGTGAGTCAAATCAGGATCAAGCTTTGGAGAGCAGTCAGTTACAGCAGCAGGATCAAGTAATGGAAGTAGAGATTGAAGGAATTGACAGTCAATTTATCGTTGATAATTCAAAAGGAGGAAATTCTATGGAAATAGTGGATTGTGAAATTGAAGTGAAGGATGAATGGACAGAGAAAGCTGAAATCTTGAGTAAAATTGATATATCCAAAGCGTATATTCAACTTACTGGAAGAAGTGCAGATAATTCTTCAGGAATGAGGAATAGTCAAACTTCTGAACTTGATACAACTGCATCTCAGTCATCCGAAACTGGCAAATATTTTCACAATACTGAGGAACAGATAGTGCATTCTGCCACCACTGAGAAACTCAACAGTTTAAATGATCTCAACTTCAGTCAAGATTCAGTCACATTTTCTTCATTATCATGTTTAGAAGGTAGAGACTGGAGTGACAAACTGGATGTGAGGACTAGTACTTGGCAAACTAAACAGACCATTCCAGACAGGCATTCGGCTACAGATAATATAAGACTTTCTCAATCCAACCCGCAGAAAATTAGCCAGAGGTTCACAAAGGTTGATGTGCCATTCTCACAATCTAAGGGCAATGATGCAAtgacatattttactgtaatgaAAGACATTACTAATATCATCCCAGAGAATACTAAACAACTGTGTAATAAAGAGTTAAAAGTAGATAGGTTCAGTAACAGTCCATTTGATTCTGTGCCAAGTGATGTCTCAGAATTAGAAATGAGAGAGAAACCTGATTCACTACATTCAAGTGGACATCACTTATCCAATTGTAAGGAACTGAGCACACCACAGGAAAATTGGGAGAGTGAAAGCCAATTTGAGTCTTTGACTGAGGAGTTAAGTGGAAATGTAACATCCTTGAGTCATGTTTGTCATTCCTCTGGAAATCTTGGTCTGAGGGGAAAGTCGGATGTTGAAATGTTGGATCAGTATGACACCACTCCTTTCATACAGGAACAACAAGCTTTTACAG AGACCATCATATCTACTCGATATAAAAAGCCTTCGAGTCTGGAGGAGAACTGCCTTATAACAGAAGAGCCCTTACCCCATCCGTCACAGCTGCGAGGACGATCCAACATGTACAAACCACAGACTTCTAACATTGCTGCTATAGATCTAGAGGATCCATTCACAGATAGGATAGACCAGGGGCCAATTGAAAAT GCTACCCAAAGACTTGAGCATTACAAAGTGAGAGGCAGTGTCAGTGGTAGTATGGTGAGGAGAGTCAATAAGTCCAGACAACACTGTACAACATCACCCTCCCTGTCTGAGGATCTGAGGACTCAAAGGTCTCCTAGTCAGACTTTGGAAAATCCTG GATATCTGGCAGATCAGGATGACCATAGTCTCTTCATAGACTGGAATGTTGGCAAACCCAAACTTGTGGATATGAACACACTGTGTAATACAAGGGATATTAAG ATACCAGGTTCGCCCTACCAATATGTACCTACTGTCACTGAAAGTCCCCAAGGTGGCTATGACGATGGTGTTGATGTTCCAG ATATAGATTTTGATGAACCCAGAAGCCAAGCTACACCTGAGATCGCCACTCGTCATTTCTTCAGTGAGGAATCTAGCCCAAGTGTACTTAGTCCAGACCTGCATCATGTTCCTTCCAGGTCTACCAGGCTTCCATTTGAGATGGAGAGTCCTACGTATGGCAATATGTTTCGGGAGAAAAGGAATATGGTTGGGGGCAAACCTGATTCAAAAGTGACTCAAGTTTGTAACAATATTGAAAAGAACATTGTTGGGAAAACTTGTAAAGAAAAAACATCACTGAAATGTAAGCCTTTCCAAGATTTTTATACACATACCAGTTACACTTCAAAGTACTTTACTCCTAGTGTGGATTTCAGAGAGAAAACGGACAATTCCACTAATCTAGACAACAATATAGCAAATGGAGTAAACTCCACAAAAAGTTTACAAGATGACATTCCAGCTGATGAAGATTTAGAATTCCATACAGATGACACAACCTACCCCAAACAGCCATGCAAGGAATCACAGCTTGATAGGAATGAAGTCGACAGTAACAGAGAACCTTTTAGGGACGAATGTGATAAAAAAGTTGATCTACAGCTCAGCCTTAGTTCTGTAGGTAGCAGTGACCTGGAGTTGTCCTTTACATTGACTGACTATAACCACGGTCAATCCAAACCTCACGGTGGCCGGGAAGACCAACTGTGTACTCAGGATAAAAATAGTGATCTCAGGTCATGGAACACAAGTGATGTAACAAGAAACTGTGAGGTTAATGTTCCATCAAGGACATTTGGAGGTCACAACTCAAAATGGGGTAGATTCATCATGGAGGAGGAGGAAGATGATGAGTTAATCTTTGATGGATCATTTGATGAACATTACAATGCAAGGAAAGTAGAAGAAAGAGTGCAATTCAAGACTGTTTCACCCCAGATAGCAACTGTTAATACTTCATATAAAATACCAGAGACCAAAAGTCAATTACCTTGTTATGAATCAAACAGCTCTGAAAACATTTCACATTCTGGTCAGAAGCCATATGTGAGCATTCCATCTGCTCAAAAACAAACCATGTTACCATTGTCCACTAACCATTCACTGAATCCTGCCTCCAACCTTCCTCTGCATCAGGGTATACCAGGTGGTACTGATGTCTCCTCAACTATAGAAAACTCTCACGATGTGTTCATGGATGATTTTGATGTTCATGACACTGAAGGCATGACTTCTTGTTCAGGTTTTCCAAATCCAAATAGTGCCACCAAACATGATGTACACAGATCTAGAGTTCCCTTCTCGACTGCAGCTGTGACAGCTGTGGACAAACAGAGTGTTAGATCAACAACATCTCCAAGTGTAATCACAGCGAGGACTTTTACAGCTGCATCAAAGTTGGATGTCTTTCCCTCGGGTGAAAAGGCTAAAACCTTGGGCCAAAGTCATATACCTGTGGCTGACGAATGTGATCGCTTCTCCACAGGACAGAATGTTATGAAGAAGTTCCGAAGCCCATTGCCTAATTTGGGTCTGCTTACACATGTATTAAAGGGATCCAAG AGAAGCCTCAGTGGAGACTTGCAATTCGCCAGTAAGGAGGAGATAGATAATAATCCGGTTCCCTTGCGTGAGCTCAGCATCACTGTCAACTTTCCCAATGTAGCTGTTTACAAACAGGTCTTAACTGCTGTTCTAAAAG AGCACCTTAACATTATCTTGTTTGAACTAGCCCAGCAGTACCATCGGACGCTAGGAATGGCAGATATCTCAAACTATATTCCGTCTCAACCTTCAG GTCCTACCCAAAATAAATCAGCCTCTGTGAACCAGGCAAGTGCAAACCCCAGCTGTCAGTGTGGTGTTCCTTCAAAGATGGTTCAAGTGAAGAAGGCAGGAAACAATAAAGGCCGTTTCTTCTTTGCTTGTAATGCAACTCGAAACAAGCAATGTAAG TTCTTCCAGTGGGTAGACCAGGCCGGTGGAGGAGGGGGAAGGACCTCAACACCTGGTGGTAACAGATTAAAATTGTGTGATGTTAACAGCATCAACACTTACATGAGAGGTAACCACCTGATGCTGTACTGCGAGTGTGTACTCCTCAAAAAGGCAGACTTTGTATCGCACTTCAAACAGGGCGTTCCA AACTgggtaaaaatgaaatatggacAAGCAAATCAGGACAAAAAGAAGTTGTACATCAAACTTTCTAAGAAAGATGCTTCTTCAATGTATTCCAAAG ACGACCTTTGGATCATATCAACGACCTTGAATTTTCTTCCATCGCAAACCTTTCTTGCAAAGAGTGCTTATTTTGGACCTAACTCGGCAAATGAATTGGAGATAGAGCCAGTTGCTGGATTTTCACCTTCAAACTGGCCAAACCATG CGTCCTGTCATGCCTTGTTAGCTGGGAACATTGCATCAGAACTGTGTTACCTATCTAATATAGAGGAGAACATGAGTCCAATGTCCCTGCCTATACTACCCTGGATACTGGACAG AAGTCCTCTTGACAGTCAAAAAGGGTCATCACAGCAGAGAGGTTTCAAGGCTCCTGTACGGACAGCAGTCTCAGAGGCTAACATGTTTGCTTCAAAAACATCCACA ATGGAACTTGCTGAGGAGTTCATACAGAGATTCAGCCTCAATACAGACCAGACCAGTGCTCTGATCAGGGTGTGTAACCTATTCTGTGGGGGTGAGGACGGACAGAAAACTGACCCAATACTTCTTATACACG GGGTGTTTGGTGCAGGGAAGAGTTTCCTGCTGTCCGTGGTAGTCCTGTTCCTTGTGCGACTGTTTGAAGTCAGTGACAGCTACACTCCGGGTGTGCCGTATCCATGGAAGATCCTGATTTCATCCAATACCAATGTGGCAGTTGACAGAATATTGCTGGG ATTACTAAATATTGGCTTTGAAGACTTTGTCCGAGTGGGAAGTATGAAGAAAATTGCCAAGCCTGTTTTACCTTTCAG TGTCCATGCCACTGGCTCAGAAAGCCAGGAACTTAAAGATCTACAAGAAATGCTGAGGAGTGGAGAGTTAACACCTTCAGAGAAACA TAATGTTCGCCAGAGTATAGAGAAACACAGACTAGGAGAAAATAAAAAG AGACTGAGTAATGTACGGGTGGTTGGTGTGACTTGTGCCTCCTGTACGGCCTCTAGTTTGGATCGGATGTCATTCCCA GTTGTACTACTCGACGAGTCCAGTCAGATGACAGAGCCATCGTCCATGTTACCTGTTGCTAAGTTTGGATGCGAGAAACTCCTGCTGGTGGGGGATCCAAAG CAATTAGACCCAACAATCAAAGGAGTAGAAGCAGCCCACACTAACGGCCTGGAGCAGACTTTGTTTGACAGACTGATGAAAATG GGTCACAGACCAACCGTCCTTTATACCCAATACCGCTGTCATCCCGTCATCAGTAACCTTGCCAACACGCTTTTCTATGATGGACGACTCATCAACGGTGTCACAACAGCAGATAGACAACCATTGGTG CCAGATGTCCCTACCCTGTGTTTCTTTGACGTGAGTAAAGGCCAGGAACAGTCGGATGATGGCGGTAGTTACTACAATGAAAAGGAAGCCGATTTTGTGACCTCCCTGATAAAGTCACTACTAGAACGAGGAGTGGAGCCGGGTAGTATTGGTGTTATTACATTGTACAAGTCTCAGATGTATAAAATCAACACCAGTCTCCTAACAAATATCCA GAATGATAGCAGTAAAGAGATCAAGGCAACTCGAGTGTCCACGGTTGATGCCTTCCAGGGAGGCGAGCATGACATTATCATCCTCTCCTGTGTCCGTACCAAAGGGGTCGGCTTCATTGATAACCACAA GAGAACCAATGTTGCCCTTACACGAGCTCGCCATCACTTGCTGATTGTTGGGAAGAAAAGTAATTTATCCCAAAATCTACTCTGGGGTAAGGTCCTTCAGCTATGTGGAG GCCAACCTGGGGGTGTCTGTGATGCTGACAATTTTCTGAATCAATTGAGGAACACAGAACAGGTCCTTTTACAAGATGAGATGCGCACACCCTGTAGTCCTCCAATGTCTTTATCTAGTCAAG ATACAAATAGCATTGCCTCACAACAcgacaaagaaaacaatatcacagaagtagaattgtctccccttgtacCATCAGATAGTCCAGTGGCTCCTGTAAGAAAGAAATGTCGCTTGATAAATGCTGACCTGCTCGATTGTTCCGAGGTTAGCGACTCGGATGAGGAACTTCCCAGTCTGTGA